The genomic window GCATCCAAAACACTGCATCGGACCCTCCCAGAGCAGACAAAACAGCTGACATCGGCGCGACACCCAAGTGAGCCAGGTTGTGAGCAACAAGGAGTAATAATGCAtaccgcagcacctcgagGGCACATTAGCCAAGCAACAAAAACCCGCTCAGTTACTTTGCCCTGTTCCCCTTTTTGCTTTCAAAGGGCTTTCTGTGACGTGTGCAGCGTAAGTTCGAacgctctttttttccctgtcACTTCGCAGCTTCATTCCCACCCTCCACTGGTTTAGCATCCCCTTTGTGCACAAGACATGCCTGTACGTTTGTCTacgtgtgcgcctgcgtgcTGAAATCgtgccctccccccatcaCCTCTTCGTCGAccccatttttttttcgttcgtCTTTCAGATCTTTCCGATTCTCAATCAGTAAAGAAACActaaggagagagaaggggagtgCGAGACGTGTGCGGCGCACCAGCTACCAGCGGATATGGCAGTGAGCGAAATGGAGAGATTACAGAAAATAGAAACCTCGCAAGCAAAAAATGAAGAGACGCagtgagaaaaaaaaaagagagaggcacctGCTACGACGGTGTGGGCAAGTGCATGTAGAGGTGAACAATACAGTGTACTACATACTTCGCTTCACCCACTCCCCACCGCGACCTCAACATCCGTGCCCCGCCACACCACTCTTGTATCTGCaccgcttctctcctttcactCACGTCaagtggggagggaggggaacaGCACTCGAAGTGTCGTGATGTGAAGCAGCACAAGAGGTGCAGGCGAAGAGCACAGACGGGACcaggcgaagaagggggaaagggaggacaCAGTAGCCCGACGaacgcacagacgcactcTGAATTCAGGCACACACGGAAAGAAGCAGTTACAGGCACTGGCAAACACACAAGTTCTTTTCGGATGTTAACGCCCCTTCCCGTTTACCAatgcgctctctttctctctcaagTCACTCATTCTCGATCCTGACTTGTTGTTCGCGTGGGCATAGACAAACGACTCTTGACTTCTTCAACGGACATGCCCTATGTGAGTGttgcttttctctttttgtctTTGCTCCTCCATTCGActtcgttctcttcttcagctgTCACGCATACCTTCCTTGAATGGTTCTATTTCTTTTCATGTGTGTCGGTTTGTTTGGCCCATTTCATCATGCAGgcatcgttttttttctcctgcttttcgttgtgtgcgtgcgtgtgtgtgcgtgcgtgcgtgcgcacccGCCTAAAATCGCAGTGAGgaaatacacacacacacaaagagatcacgacagaaaaaaaacggaCGCGTAGGCGGCCTCAGGGAAGCCATCAGGCAAAATCAAAACCAACAACAAGAACAAtgtatacatacatacatatacgtacatatatatatatacatgtatgtatgtatactCGAAAAGGGGGCCTCTCCCTACAGGGGCCTACGCGTGTACGAGAAGCCACTGTGCCCACATCTACCTTAACTTCCgtacccctcctccccctcttgcaCATCTCTTGCCGCAGCCTCTGTTGCCGTTTTTTTTCGTTCGCTTGTTTCGTGGCTTCCACCTCAAACCATTCGCCTTTCGCTCAGCTGGTCGCAtcgaaaaggggagaaaaaaaatgtaGATGAGTAGAGCACAAGAGTGCAGTAGAGCAGGAAGGGAGAACGAGCGAGCGCCAGAGAAGTACAagaatggaaaaaaaaagagacatGCGCAGAGATGACAAACAAGATGTGAGGGACatgaaagaagagaggacgCATCACCATAAAGGGCATCTCAACAActaagaaagagagggagaagcgaacCGCAAAAGATCAGAAAATGCACGTGCCTTAGCGCAAAACAAGCTCGTGCaggacagaaaaaaaaaacagaagagaatAGAGCATCCGTAATCCAATaataaaagaaaaaaacacagagcgaaacaaaaagaaaggaaacaCCAGAGCCACCGCGACACGCAGAGACGGGGGAAAGAGACCCATccgcacagacagacaaagAAGGATTCGAGAGCTCAAATACTAGAAGCAAACGGACTCAAAAAGTCTTTGGTAAAagtggaagggagagagagaaggagggcagGAAGTGAAAATAAGAGAGGTGCTATCGCTCCTGCGGAAAGCTTGTCTTCATGCCTCCCCCGCAGTTTCACAAAGACGGCATGCCAACAGCAATGCGAAACACGTGAAGGCGAGTCAGTAAAAGGGGAGCGGAAATGCATCGCGCGGTTCACAGACAGTGGCGAAAGCATTGCTTCGTTACAACCGACCCCCATtcccctcgccctccaccGAAAGCATGAGCTGCCGACACTGCGCAGGGTTCGGGCGTGTGTATAAAAGCGCCAatttgaaaaaaaaaggaaccCGGTGAATAAGTACCGCCCCCGAAAGCGATTCTAGTCCTGAGTGAGGAGGCATCTTCGCAGAGACCGCGGGGATGTCCAGAAGATCACGCTgtgggaagagagcgaaaagagaatACAGCGACGAAAAATGGGCAAAAGGAAAGGCAAAGTACTTGTAACGAACAAACTACGCTCAGTCCTCCTCCTATTCGGTAATTTTCTGCTCCTTTTCTTGGCCTGTTTCTGGTGCTCATGAACATCTCTGGTCCCCTAGcgtcccccttcccccgccTCCACTCATCACTTGATCGATTTCTCTCGAGATGCTGTCCATAGAGTGTATGCAAAAGGGCTTACAACTGGCTAGATGCAAAGTCCCAGTTCACCGCATTCCACCACGCCTTCACGTAGGCTGCGCGATCGTTCTTGTAGTCGATATAGTATGCGTGCTCCCACACATCGCATGCCAAGAGCGGCACGAGGTTGGGGTCCGTGAGCGGGCAGCCGGCATCGTGCGTCTGGTACACCTTCAGCTTACAGCTGGACTTGTCCTTCACGAGCCACACCCAGCCAGAGCCAAAATGACCGATCGCCGCATTCGTGAATTCCTCCTTGAAACGCGAAAAGCTGCCGAAACTCTCGATGATGGCACTCGCAACCTTGCAAGACGgctcgccaccgccggagGGAGACATGCTCTTCCAGTAGAAGTCGTGGTTGAAGATCTGAGCGGCAGCGTTGAACATGGGGCCACTCATTGTCCGGATCACCTCTTCCAGCGACTTTGACGAGACCTCCGAGTTCGACTCCGCGGCAGCGTTCAGCTTCGCCACGTACCCCTGGTGGTGCTTCTCGTAGTGGCACGTGACCTGATCCTTGGAGATGCCTTTGGACGAGAGCGCGCCATAGTCGTACGGCAGCGCCTGGGCACAGAACGGCATCGTTCAGAAAACGAAGGGAAACGTGGATGTTGAAAGGGAATGAGAATAAAACGCCAGTCGTGTACGTTGTCTGATTCGTAAGCTGATTGATGTAGAGAtttgctttcttctctgtaCAAAATAAAAGCAAAGATGATGAGCTAAGATGCGTAagtgaaaggaaaaaaaagagcgagatgATAGTAATAAGGGATGAGTGAGGAAGCGTTACAACCTATTCATTAGGTTACAGTAGGTGCGAGAGTATACACGTGGATGTTGGCCAAGTCAGCATCAATGTGTAATGCAAGAGTAGGAAAGAGAACGGCAAACCAGTTGTACATGCGAGTGTACACATGCAGTAGTGACGAAGCAGAAAGAAGGGGAGTAGTGGAAGCACGCACGCGGCATGCACGTAGAGTAATGTTAAGAGCGTTTaaggcggcagaggcaggaGTGGGGAGCGAAGTAGAGGAAATAGACTGACTGAAACACATCTCAGCACCGCGGCTGCAGGAGAACCAAAATCATTGAAAACGGGAAGAGGAatgatggcgatgcgcaCACTCCCTTTTTATTTGGAAACtcagaaaggagagagacctGGCCGAGAAACATGACAGCATAGCGTTCCGTAGATCCGATCTTTTCGCCTCCATGCGTGTGAGGCATTGgacctctcgctctctttgtaGATTAGCGTGGCTTTTTCTGCCTTCCttgtctcctttttttttctctcgctgctgccccgcgtctcctctgctcgaaaaaaaaaatgcatcAGTTTGATATCCTGAACACTgatccgctctctctctctctctctctcggttcCCTTGCCTGACACAACAAAACAGTAAGCGCCCCAATCAGGTCACATTCACCTACAAATCAAAAGCCACACACGAAGGAAACCTACCATGAGCCTGACACGCCTTCGCTTACGCCTCCAAAGCTGATCGGCATACTTCGAGCGGGAATGGAAGCAAATTTAGAGacgctgacacacacacacacacaagacgGTAACGACCCATGACAGAAAAACAGCGATAAGAAAATCGTGAGGGGGGGATGAATGGAAAAGTAGCCAAAATggaaaaacaagcaaacaagacAAAAAGCCAAAGTAAGCATGTGCGTTTCTTTTGGTTCTTCCTTTACAGAGAGAGCCAAGCATCAcccctgcagctgcccacTACTAGAACTCAGCCcgacagcgcagcagagggGGAGCTCATGTCACTCCAAAGAAAACTGTCATAGAGAGTGAAAGCGAGTGAGGTTTGCATCCAAAGAATCCCTGTCTCACTTGGTGTCTTTCTTGTGACTTCCACAGATAAGTAGATTACCCCCACACTTGAGATGCcctgcggcacagcagcctTCTGCTTTAAAGATGAGAGGGAAACAAAACATACGCGAATAAAGGAGACCACAAAAGCGACAGCTGATAGAAAATGTGCGTCGCGCACCGAATACACTTTATACGAGTGCGCTCGTGGAGAAGGATACAATTACCTTTTTTCACTAGggcacctctttcctcgtgTCCAACGACTGGAGAAGaggctgtgcgtgcgcagctgaTGGCACCAAACGCGTACATACCGGTCAGCATAAACCTCAAAGATGCTTGGAGTGCCCTCATCGTACGATGGAGCTCAGAAAAAGAACTACGGAGGCAATGCCAAATCGAAAACGACGCTGAATCATCGACGTCCAGCGAGCACTTTTTTCTTCTATCCGGACTCGCTTGTTTTACAGGTCACTGTTTGTGTAGCGGGAGCCGCCAGCAGCCCTGTAGCACCGGTTGGCATGCGGCCAGTTCACCGCANNNNNNNNNNNNNNNNNNNNNNNNNNNNNNNNNNNNNNNNNNNNNNNNNNNNNNNNNNNNNNNNNNNNNNNNNNNNNNNNNNNNNNNNNNNNNNNNNNNNNNNNNNNNNNNNNNNNNNNNNNNNNNNNNNNNNNNNNNNNNNNNNNNNNNNNNNNNNNNNNNNNNNNNNNNNNNNNNNNNNNNNNNNNNNNNNNNNNNNNNNNNNNNNNNNNNNNNNNNNNNNNNNNNNNNNNNNNNNNNNNNNNNNNNNNNNNNNNNNNNNNNNNNNNNNNNNNNNNNNNNNNNNNNNNNNNNNNNNNNNNNNNNNNNNNNNNNNNNNNNNNNNNNNNNNNNNNNNNNNNNNNNNNNNNNNNNNNNNNNNNNNNNNNNNNNNNNNNNNNNNNNNNNNNNNNNNNNNNNNNNNNNNNNNNNNNNNNNNNNNNNNNNNNNNNNNNNNNNNNNNNNNNNNNNNNNNNNNNNNNNNNNNNNNNNNNNNAGAAATGAAGTGCCAATAGCAACAAGACAAGGGCGCTGGTGAAATGCAAAAGAAACGGCTCCAGGGGGTGGGCAGTGGGGCGTCTTCTCGAGCGCTACTTCTGGAAAGGTGTGAGATGGACAGAGAGCTACAGTTTGAGCAACGCGTTTCAACCGTATCCCGTGGATATGGGTGAGAGACACATGGCATGGActtggagagagaggagagaagatcACAAACCTCATGAAGTCCAACGAGGATGAATAGCGGAGCCTCCCTGTAACACAGCCACCCACCTCTTTGGAGTGGTTGCGttaaaagaaaaaacgaacgACGCAGTTAAACCTCACGCAGTCCGCAGTAGAGAAGGTGCTCGTTCAGCTCCGACAAAGGCGCGCACTCTGGCTGTGCAGCTCTACGGGAGACCGCTCCATCCTGTTCATAGATGCCGTTCTGTTtcagtggtggtgctgtgcgCCCGTACACACATTCAACACGCATGGAGGTGAAGGACGCTCTACACACGAGACAGTCCTCCCccaggaaaagaaaagggaaagcgacGAGGCAAGAGACGAGAATGACAAATATaaaacacagagaaaaaaggatggagagagagagagctgaagAAGGCAGCATTTTTCGGAATACTCAAGGTGAAgatggcgaagaagaggagcatGCAGGACCAGAGAGGGGGCGAGATCGAGGTAGTAGAAGGAGACTCCAGGagtgcagcgccttcttaAGTGTCTCCCTACCGGCCCACCCATCCACCAATCACaattcccctcctcctcctcgctttgCGCTTAGCCGTTAAGAACCTTCAGTAAGCTGTATATGCTCACAGTTTCAAATACTAATAAAAGCGTCGGGGTAGACTTCCTCAACTATGCTGACTCGCTTAGGTTCGCATGTGGAGCTTGTTCTGTACATGGCCGTGAGCAGTTCTCTTAGCCCTGCATCGCTGCGAGAAGCCCACCAGACATGCGAGGAATCCCACAGAACACCCCAGATGGGTTCACGAAGCAGTAGCCAGCACACCGGAGAGCCCAAACACGTTCACAAGCAAAAACTCAGGCTTGGTTCAGCACACGTAGAACGTACAGATAATAGCAAGGGGTATCACCGAAGTCTGGGTCACCGCACCTCATATACTCATTTACATCaacatacacgcgcacgcttTACGCGTTCTAAAGGGATGAGCACGAGAGCCAACACACATATCGATCCGTTGACACAGACACCCCGTTGCTAATgccagagagggagagatgggAAGAGATGAGGAAACAGGTCGAAGTTCAAGTGCCGAGACCCGGCAGAGACAAACACTCCTCCATCACCTCGTCGTGTaattaaaaaaaaaaaacgcacaaAATGTACTCGCACGACAATGTGTTCTTCCCCCAACGCGCTCCCCATagacgagaaggaaaaaaataaaaataaaAATAAACAATGAGGAATACAAAAAGAGATGATGTGAAGAACACAAAACCCCCGCGACACACgtacaaagagagggagaaacgGGAGAGGTTACTACACATACGGTCGCCATATGTGAGGGAAGACACTTCCCGCAATAAAAGCCCATAacacacagcacagcagcagcttaaGGGGAGATAATCACCTTGGACGGTGcaacaggcacacacacacacacaagccgcAATGACACTACAAGGGCGCCATTGTCATGCGCCCGCCACGGCACACACCTCTGCGGCTGCCATGTTCACCTGCACAAACGAAGAGCGATCAGTTGGTAGCCAATCTACGTGGCCACAGAAGTACGGAGGTGCCTCAGTGCACATCGGCGAACGTACAGCCCAGAGAAAAGGCAGAAATTCAGATAGTAACGCGGAAAAGCGTGCGATAAGTGCGCGTGAATGAGTCCCTTCCCACCTCGGCATAAAAGAAAAGTGAGACACCGGAAAAGCGCATGTTGGCGATACTCATGCCTCTGCATTCACGAGCTCGACgatggcactgctgcggcatcCGCGGCTATCCTGTCCTCCTTCAGCATACCGATTACTTGTGTCATGAAGTCCTCCTTGGCGGGATTCTTCTTGTATGCAGCGGCCGTGGAGATGGCAGTTTCAAAGAGCTGAACAACATTGGAGCCATCGGCGGCGGACACATAGTACAGCGGGAATTTATGCTTCTCAGCAAAGGCGAAACTTTTTGTAGTAACTGATGGGTCGGTATCAATCTTGTTGCACGCAACAATACACGGAATGTGCTCACGGTAGATGCGCATCTCGGAGAGCCACTTTTCTAAGTTTTTGTATGTCGCCTTGCGTGTGCAGTCAAAAACGAGgatgcacgcgtgtgcgtcgtGGTAGTAGCTCGGATGCACCGTGGCAAAACGCTCCTGCCCGGCAGTGTCCCAGACATCcacgtccacctcctcgtcctcgtcggtTACAAAGTCGTAGCGGTACAGCGTGAGGGCGTAGGTAGACATCTGCATTGGGATATACCGCTGCATCAGGAAGCGCTCCACTAGCTTTGACTTGCCCACTGCGCTATCGCCGAGTAGGATGAGCTTGATCGGCTTTCGAATCTCATCAGGGCGGTTATCGAAGACCGTTTTGGGTTTTAGTACCTTCAATGGTGCCGCCatgatgtgtgcgtgtgcgacgGTCCGTGTGTACTTCTA from Leishmania panamensis strain MHOM/PA/94/PSC-1 chromosome 32 sequence includes these protein-coding regions:
- the SODB1 gene encoding iron superoxide dismutase, putative (TriTrypDB/GeneDB-style sysID: LpmP.32.1920), whose protein sequence is MPFCAQALPYDYGALSSKGISKDQVTCHYEKHHQGYVAKLNAAAESNSEVSSKSLEEVIRTMSGPMFNAAAQIFNHDFYWKSMSPSGGGEPSCKVASAIIESFGSFSRFKEEFTNAAIGHFGSGWVWLVKDKSSCKLKVYQTHDAGCPLTDPNLVPLLACDVWEHAYYIDYKNDRAAYVKAWWNAVNWDFASSQL
- a CDS encoding rab11B GTPase, putative (TriTrypDB/GeneDB-style sysID: LpmP.32.1930) is translated as MAAPLKVLKPKTVFDNRPDEIRKPIKLILLGDSAVGKSKLVERFLMQRYIPMQMSTYALTLYRYDFVTDEDEEVDVDVWDTAGQERFATVHPSYYHDAHACILVFDCTRKATYKNLEKWLSEMRIYREHIPCIVACNKIDTDPSVTTKSFAFAEKHKFPLYYVSAADGSNVVQLFETAISTAAAYKKNPAKEDFMTQVIGMLKEDRIAADAAAVPSSSS